The sequence CCCCTCCACCCAAGTCACCCGCTCCGATTGGATAATCATATCCACGCTCACCCGTGCCTGCGCCAAGGACAGGAATAAACAAGCCGCTGTCCCCGGTCGGTCCGGCACCCGTTGAATCGCCAGTCGGGCTTGCTGGTCATCCAACGCCGCCCCCCGCACCGGCATCATTCCCCCAAACCCCGGTGGAGTCGGTAATACCGGCACCTTAAAACTACTACTCAACACCCGTACTGCCTGGGTCGCCTGCGCCAAATCCACCAGACAACTGACTTTAATTTCCGACGTGGAAATCAGGTCAATATTGATGCCCGCTTCCCCCAGGGCACTAAACATCGCCGCCGCTACCCCCGGTCGCCCCACCATGCCCGCCCCCACAATGCTCACCTTCGCCATCGCCGCCGAGACGGTGCAGGTCACCCCTTCCCCCCAAGTGGGCATTAAATCTCGCACCAGCCGCTCGGTTTGGGTCACGGCATCCCGATGTACGGTAAAGGCAATGTCATTCGTTTCCCCCGCCTGAATGGACTGGATAATCAAATCCACATTCACCCCCGCCTGCGCCAACGCTCCAAATAACTGAGCCGCCATCCCCGGTCGGTCCGGCACATTGCATAGGGCTAATTTCGCCTGCTGGTCATCCAATTCCACCCCGTCCACCAGGCGGGACACTTCCAAATCCCGGTGGGGCATGACCCGGCGCTCAGGGGTCAACAGGCGAGTCCCGGGTGCCGTTGTCCAACTGGAACGCACCACCACCGGTACGCCAAAATTCCGGGCAATCTCCACCGCCCGGGGGTGCAGGACCTTCGCCCCCAAACTCGCCAGTTCCAACATTTCCTCACAGGTCACCTGCGTCAACACCTGCGCCTCAGGAACAATGCGGGGGTCAGTGGTGAGAATCCCCGGCACATCCGTATAAATTTCACAGACCTCTGCCCCCAGTGCCGCCGCCAGTGCCACCGCTGAGGTATCCGACCCTCCCCGCCCCAGGGTGGTAATTTCCAAGGTACGGGTGCTACTGATCCCTTGAAACCCCGCTACTACTACGACTTTCCCCAGTTCCAACTCTTGGGTAATCCGGTCGGTGGGAATGTGCAGAATCCGTGCCCGCCCGTGGTCCGCCTCCGTGATCACCCCAATTTGGGTGCCGGTCAGGGAAATCGCCGGTTGTCCCAGGGCATCCAAAGCCATCGCCACCAGGGCAATACTCACCTGCTCCCCAGTGGACAGCAACATATCCAATTCCCGTGCCGGGGGGTTCGGGCTAACGGCTTTGGCTAAACCCACCAATTCATCCGTCGTGCGTCCCATCGCCGAGACCACCACCACCACCCCATGCCCCTGTTCCACCGTTGCCACAATGCGCTGAGCCACCGCCTGGATGCGCTCGATGGTAGCGACAGAGGTGCCGCCATATTTCTGGACAATCAATCCCATAGTTTTCTAGGGTACGGCATTAGGGGGCGGGTTCAATACGCAAAAGTTGTCCCTTGGGGGTATCGGTCAAGACATAAATCAACCCATCCGGCCCCACCCGCACATCCCGCACCCGGGCACCGATGGGAATTTTACCCACTTCCTTCACCTCTCCCTGGGGGTTCACCTGGAACCGATGCACCGCTTGGGAAATCAACCCCCCCGCCAGCAGTTGCCCCTGCCATTGGGGAAATTTAGCCCCCCGATACACCGC comes from Synechococcus sp. C9 and encodes:
- a CDS encoding aspartate kinase, with amino-acid sequence MGLIVQKYGGTSVATIERIQAVAQRIVATVEQGHGVVVVVSAMGRTTDELVGLAKAVSPNPPARELDMLLSTGEQVSIALVAMALDALGQPAISLTGTQIGVITEADHGRARILHIPTDRITQELELGKVVVVAGFQGISSTRTLEITTLGRGGSDTSAVALAAALGAEVCEIYTDVPGILTTDPRIVPEAQVLTQVTCEEMLELASLGAKVLHPRAVEIARNFGVPVVVRSSWTTAPGTRLLTPERRVMPHRDLEVSRLVDGVELDDQQAKLALCNVPDRPGMAAQLFGALAQAGVNVDLIIQSIQAGETNDIAFTVHRDAVTQTERLVRDLMPTWGEGVTCTVSAAMAKVSIVGAGMVGRPGVAAAMFSALGEAGINIDLISTSEIKVSCLVDLAQATQAVRVLSSSFKVPVLPTPPGFGGMMPVRGAALDDQQARLAIQRVPDRPGTAACLFLSLAQARVSVDMIIQSERVTWVEGRPTRDIAFTIHQDDVALACDALETALAKLACGTLTIDREIAKVSVVGSGMVRQPGVAARMFASLGQAGINIQMIATSEIKISCLVPRALGKKALQEIHQGFDLAQPQAD